A single genomic interval of Electrophorus electricus isolate fEleEle1 chromosome 2, fEleEle1.pri, whole genome shotgun sequence harbors:
- the rsph1 gene encoding radial spoke head 1 homolog isoform X2 — MSDVGSEYFEDEQGYIGEYEGDRSEAGERHGVGRAVLPNGDTYQGMYEHGKRSGQGTYRFKNGSRYIGEYYMNQKHGQGIFYYPDGSVYEGSWVGDQRQGHGLYTYPNGDTYDGKWLQHQRHGQGVYTHHDTGSKYVGMWVMGKMESAGELIHLNHQFQGTFHNNNPSGPGKYVFDIGCEQHGEYIQVDQDKGETEEEEPVNTAILKWKPKAVTPLSVCTPAKDHTPPGQGLSGEKKDQTILEEQNGEQSPTPENN; from the exons ATGTCAGATGTTGGATCGGAGTATTTTGAAGATGAGCAGGGGTATATTGGA GAGTACGAGGGTGATCGCAGTGAAGCGGGAGAGAGGCATGGCGTCGGAAGAGCCGTCCTGCCCAACGGGGACACTTACCAGGGGATGTATGAACACGGGAAAAGGTCTGGGCAG GGAACATACAGATTCAAGAATGGTTCTCGATACATAGGGGAGTATTACATGAACCAGAAGCATGGACAAGGAATTTTCTACTATCCAGATGGTTCTGTTTATGAAG GCTCCTGGGTGGGTGATCAACGGCAGGGACACGGGCTCTATACGTATCCCAATGGAGACACATATGATGGCAAGTGGCTGCAGCATCAAAG GCATGGGcaaggtgtgtacacacaccacGACACCGGCTCCAAGTACGTTGGCATGTGGGTTATGGGTAAGATGGAGTCTGCTGGCGAGTTAATTCATCTAAACCACCAATTCCAGGGCACGTTTCACAACAATAAT CCCTCAGGTCCAGGGAAATATGTGTTTGACATCGGCTGTGAGCAGCATGGCGAGTACATCCAGGTGGATCAG GATAAAGGAGagacggaggaggaggagcccgTCAATACTGCCATTCTCAAATGGAAACCCAAAGCTGTGACTCCTTTATCCGTCTGCACGCCTGCTAAAGACCACACCCCTCCTG GCCAGGGCCTAtcgggagaaaaaaaagatcagacCATCCTGGAGGAACAGAATGGAGAACAGAGCCCAACTCCAGAAAACAACTGA
- the cln5 gene encoding ceroid-lipofuscinosis neuronal protein 5 isoform X1, translating into MKRREFSVYSVLQLWFLFLIEFQNIDGKQVWPVPYRRVDRRPGTDPYCQALYPFCPTGDPEGCIPHMSDKDVISVFRLQTPVWEFKYGDLLGKFHVMHDAIGFASSETGRNYTMEWYELFQLGNCTFPHERKDIAAPFWCNQGAACFFEEIDDIHWKQNGTLEKVGEMSGEQFNSLAQWVQEDNETGIYYETWTVRSDPGTNSTTWFESYDCSQFVHRTYRKMAELGAKISSKTQTNYTKIYLYSGEPTYLGDEETIFGQSSMKALAVDIRKFYHSFQPHQSVFQFLLSLIEAYKTVVLKETFYLFYNSEYWHLPMKPPYIQITYEEVPLP; encoded by the exons ATGAAACGTCGGGagttttctgtttattctgtCCTTCAgctttggtttctgtttttgatCGAGTTTCAGAATATTGATGGAAAGCAAGTATGGCCTGTCCCTTACAG GCGAGTTGACCGTCGTCCAGGCACTGATCCATACTGCCAGGCTTTGTACCCTTTCTGTCCTACCGGCGACCCTGAGGGCTGCATCCCTCATATGAGCGACAAGGATGTCATTTCGGTGTTTCGACTTCAAACCCCGGTGTGGGAATTCAAATACGGTGATCTTCTAGGAAAATTT CATGTAATGCATGATGCCATCGGGTTTGCCAGTTCAGAAACGGGGAGGAATTATACTATGGAATGGTATGAACTTTTCCAGCTTGGAAATTGCACTTTTCCTCATGAGCGAAAGGACATTGCTGCTCCTTTTTGGTGTAATCAGGGTGCTGCTTGCTTCTTTGAGGAAATAGATGACATCCACTGGAAACAGAATGGAACTCTAGAGAAAGTTGGAGAAATGTCAG GTGAACAGTTCAATAGCCTGGCACAGTGGGTCCAAGAGGACAATGAAACAGGTATTTATTATGAGACGTGGACAGTACGGTCAGATCCGGGGACCAACTCCACAACCTGGTTTGAATCATATGACTGTTCGCAGTTTGTACACCGCACTTACAGGAAAATGGCAGAGCTTGGAGCCAAAATCTCAAGCAAAACTCAGACTAACTACACCAAAATATACCTGTACAGTGGAGAACCCACATACCTTGGGGATGAGGAAACCATATTTGGACAGTCGTCCATGAAAGCTCTGGCTGTGGATATCAGAAAGTTTTACCATTCATTCCAGCCTCATCAGTCAGTGTTTCAGTTCCTCCTTAGTTTGATTGAAGCGTATAAAACAGTAGTACTAAAGGAGACTTTCTATCTGTTTTACAACTCTGAGTATTGGCACTTGCCAATGAAGCCACCCTACATACAAATTACATATGAGGAAGTTCCTTTACCGTAG
- the stx19 gene encoding syntaxin-19 produces MKDRFDELRQCMKDSQGQRGDDNPVTHHHEDEDNVSPLGPQAVVFEAEPVLKHFLEEARRVGDGINELEAEVRKISQQQKNLVATMLRLSVMRKESSVVQSIKLQAESLHKQLNGLSSRADHAEAELGASVTTVRIQRTQHAALFHRFQSVMRRYNDALMSKQDKCKRFIVRQLEVAGQEVSEVEVENMMEQGKWDVFTENILLDVKITRTQLSEIEQRHKELVTLESNMKELSDLFLAVFMLVEEQGVQIDNIQANVEKTQDYVVVTNEKFKIASRYKRRNPLRRLCCCCCPCISS; encoded by the coding sequence ATGAAGGATCGCTTTGATGAGCTACGACAGTGCATGAAAGACAGCCAAGGACAGCGTGGAGATGACAACCCTGTCACCCACCACCACGAGGACGAAGATAACGTGTCCCCTCTCGGCCCGCAGGCCGTGGTCTTCGAAGCTGAGCCCGTGCTGAAGCATTTCCTGGAGGAGGCCAGACGCGTCGGTGATGGCATCAACGAGCTGGAGGCGGAGGTGAGGAAGATCAGCCAGCAGCAGAAGAACTTGGTGGCCACCATGCTGCGCCTCAGCGTGATGCGCAAGGAGAGCAGTGTCGTGCAGAGCATCAAGCTTCAGGCAGAGAGCCTGCACAAGCAGCTGAATGGCCTCTCCAGCAGGGCCGACCACGCCGAGGCTGAGCTGGGTGCGTCGGTCACCACCGTGCGGATCCAGAGGACCCAGCATGCAGCACTCTTCCACCGCTTCCAGAGCGTCATGCGGCGCTACAACGATGCGCTCATGAGCAAGCAGGACAAGTGCAAGCGATTCATAGTTAGACAGCTGGAGGTGGCTGGGCAGGAGGTGTccgaggtggaggtggagaacaTGATGGAACAGGGCAAATGGGATGTCTTCACCGAGAACATTCTGCTGGATGTGAAAATCACACGCACTCAACTATCAGAGATCGAACAGCGCCACAAAGAGCTCGTTACTCTGGAGAGCAACATGAAGGAGCTGAGTGACCTTTTCCTCGCTGTATTCATGCTTGTGGAGGAACAAGGCGTTCAGATCGACAACATCCAGGCCAACGTGGAAAAGACACAGGACTATGTGGTGGTTACTAACGAGAAGTTCAAAATAGCGTCCAGATATAAGAGAAGGAACCCTTTGAGaaggctctgctgctgctgctgtccttGTATAAGCAGCTAA
- the rsph1 gene encoding radial spoke head 1 homolog isoform X1 produces the protein MLDRSILKMSRGILDPAFQEYEGDRSEAGERHGVGRAVLPNGDTYQGMYEHGKRSGQGTYRFKNGSRYIGEYYMNQKHGQGIFYYPDGSVYEGSWVGDQRQGHGLYTYPNGDTYDGKWLQHQRHGQGVYTHHDTGSKYVGMWVMGKMESAGELIHLNHQFQGTFHNNNPSGPGKYVFDIGCEQHGEYIQVDQDKGETEEEEPVNTAILKWKPKAVTPLSVCTPAKDHTPPGQGLSGEKKDQTILEEQNGEQSPTPENN, from the exons ATGTTGGATCGGAGTATTTTGAAGATGAGCAGGGGTATATTGGA TCCTGCATTTCAGGAGTACGAGGGTGATCGCAGTGAAGCGGGAGAGAGGCATGGCGTCGGAAGAGCCGTCCTGCCCAACGGGGACACTTACCAGGGGATGTATGAACACGGGAAAAGGTCTGGGCAG GGAACATACAGATTCAAGAATGGTTCTCGATACATAGGGGAGTATTACATGAACCAGAAGCATGGACAAGGAATTTTCTACTATCCAGATGGTTCTGTTTATGAAG GCTCCTGGGTGGGTGATCAACGGCAGGGACACGGGCTCTATACGTATCCCAATGGAGACACATATGATGGCAAGTGGCTGCAGCATCAAAG GCATGGGcaaggtgtgtacacacaccacGACACCGGCTCCAAGTACGTTGGCATGTGGGTTATGGGTAAGATGGAGTCTGCTGGCGAGTTAATTCATCTAAACCACCAATTCCAGGGCACGTTTCACAACAATAAT CCCTCAGGTCCAGGGAAATATGTGTTTGACATCGGCTGTGAGCAGCATGGCGAGTACATCCAGGTGGATCAG GATAAAGGAGagacggaggaggaggagcccgTCAATACTGCCATTCTCAAATGGAAACCCAAAGCTGTGACTCCTTTATCCGTCTGCACGCCTGCTAAAGACCACACCCCTCCTG GCCAGGGCCTAtcgggagaaaaaaaagatcagacCATCCTGGAGGAACAGAATGGAGAACAGAGCCCAACTCCAGAAAACAACTGA
- the cln5 gene encoding ceroid-lipofuscinosis neuronal protein 5 homolog isoform X2: MKRREFSVYSVLQLWFLFLIEFQNIDGKQVWPVPYRRVDRRPGTDPYCQALYPFCPTGDPEGCIPHMSDKDVISVFRLQTPVWEFKYGDLLGKFGAACFFEEIDDIHWKQNGTLEKVGEMSGEQFNSLAQWVQEDNETGIYYETWTVRSDPGTNSTTWFESYDCSQFVHRTYRKMAELGAKISSKTQTNYTKIYLYSGEPTYLGDEETIFGQSSMKALAVDIRKFYHSFQPHQSVFQFLLSLIEAYKTVVLKETFYLFYNSEYWHLPMKPPYIQITYEEVPLP, translated from the exons ATGAAACGTCGGGagttttctgtttattctgtCCTTCAgctttggtttctgtttttgatCGAGTTTCAGAATATTGATGGAAAGCAAGTATGGCCTGTCCCTTACAG GCGAGTTGACCGTCGTCCAGGCACTGATCCATACTGCCAGGCTTTGTACCCTTTCTGTCCTACCGGCGACCCTGAGGGCTGCATCCCTCATATGAGCGACAAGGATGTCATTTCGGTGTTTCGACTTCAAACCCCGGTGTGGGAATTCAAATACGGTGATCTTCTAGGAAAATTT GGTGCTGCTTGCTTCTTTGAGGAAATAGATGACATCCACTGGAAACAGAATGGAACTCTAGAGAAAGTTGGAGAAATGTCAG GTGAACAGTTCAATAGCCTGGCACAGTGGGTCCAAGAGGACAATGAAACAGGTATTTATTATGAGACGTGGACAGTACGGTCAGATCCGGGGACCAACTCCACAACCTGGTTTGAATCATATGACTGTTCGCAGTTTGTACACCGCACTTACAGGAAAATGGCAGAGCTTGGAGCCAAAATCTCAAGCAAAACTCAGACTAACTACACCAAAATATACCTGTACAGTGGAGAACCCACATACCTTGGGGATGAGGAAACCATATTTGGACAGTCGTCCATGAAAGCTCTGGCTGTGGATATCAGAAAGTTTTACCATTCATTCCAGCCTCATCAGTCAGTGTTTCAGTTCCTCCTTAGTTTGATTGAAGCGTATAAAACAGTAGTACTAAAGGAGACTTTCTATCTGTTTTACAACTCTGAGTATTGGCACTTGCCAATGAAGCCACCCTACATACAAATTACATATGAGGAAGTTCCTTTACCGTAG